A region of the Dysidea avara chromosome 9, odDysAvar1.4, whole genome shotgun sequence genome:
GCAATATTGTTGTAAGTTCCAATCGACTGACCTGGCTCTTTTTTTTTCGCGAGACAAGCCACTTCCGGAAAATATTCCCCCTTGTATATTCCCCCACTTTAACGGTACGATTTTTGACGTCATAGGATATTTGTCAGTAAAGTACCTTTAGGTCTTCTGCTTGCCTAATAGTTATACCTGGTCGAATGTGGATTTATGTTGGACCGGAGTAGACGCTGCGTGGCGCAAAATCGATCCTGATCAATGGAAAGACAAGATTTCCTCAGCGCTGCGATATTCAACAATCGCGAATTCCTCGAAGAATGGTTAGTAGGCAACGACACTACAGATACAACCTTTCTAAGTGAAGTGCTTCTAAAAGCTTCTCAGTATGGAAGTTTTTCCGTCGTAGAGCTGCTGTCCGCACTTGGTAAGACTATGCAAGTTCcctgccacacccacttttggCATTTGCTTAAAGTATACAATTATTTATGCTGACATTTGTAACGAGATTTGTTTGTGCTTGTGTAAATACTTTGTTACTTGGGTAGCTATTGCTACAGACTAGAACTTTTAACTTGAAATCTGTGGTGTAATGAAATTATGGGCACATAAAGCTAatagctagtctcgcgtggccagaccgcttttttccgtatattgggtggggaaaaaagggtctggtgcaactccaatagctgtttacttctgagccgtccccacattccggggacgctaattgaataacattggtcacaaaggaggtgccatgaagtcagtaaaactatgaattattcctacactcctgctccggttgtgagtcttgttacacgatgaggattaaccGGTTTCAAGACGAGACGTCGGAgtaaattaagattcgtttaaaggataaacagatctctagttaacttactgacgtcatggcacctcctttgtgaccaatgttattcaattagcgtccccggaatgtggggacggctcagaagtaaacagctattgaagttgcaccagacccttttttccccacccgatatacggaaaaaagcggtctggccacgcgagactagctaatagctaggTTAAGTTTAACTAGAATGGCGAGAAAAAGGTGTTTTTAAAACATTAAACCTAATAAAGAACTAGCTGCATGGGTTTTATTAAAATTAAGCTGGGTGACAAAAGCCCAAATGCTGGGGGCATTTTTTTGGAAGATTCTTTTCTAACCCTGCTGTTTATCCCAGTACTGATTATGTACACTACTTCCATCCAGCTATTACATGCTGGAACCAATCTAACAAGTTACATTATACTGTTGGTGTATCAGTCATTTGCTTTGGCTTAGCGGCCATAGGTGGATATGTAGAATAGAATACTCCAAGGGAATGTCAGTGTGTTTTATGATTTTACTTTTTTGTTGTAGAAAGTGTAAACGTGAATGAGCAGTTGCAAATGAGAATAGATTCTCCTTATGCCGATTCCAAGCAGGATGGCTGGGTATGGCAGACTGTGTGTATGTCTTCATGTCCATGTGTGTATAATTATGGCAGACTGCGTCATGCATGTACTAACACGTGTGTATTCTCTTTCATACAGACTGCATTACACTTTGCCTCAAGTGGCTATGCAAAAGAAGTATGATGTTATAGATTATAGTTTTTCTATAGGTTATGGTAAATGTGTCATGCACTGCTAGGTGGAAGATAaagaaaaacaagaaaatgattTGATGTTGACTATATTTGAACTGGTAAAAAATGGTGCAAATCCTACTATCAAGTCCATCAGTGGCCATCAACCCAAACATGTAGCCTTGACTGTTGGATTTGAGCTAGGAGTTGTACTGATCGGTAAGACGAGCAGCAGCGCTACTTTACTGACATGTTCTCTTTTACGTGTTTGCAGATTTATGTGAGAAGGCTTGGATAAGCAAACATCAAGATGATGACACAAATGAAATTTCAGGTACATATTAACATATCTACTGTGTTGTCTATGGTGTTTACATTTTCAGTTGAAGACATCCAATGGCTGATAAAAGTGGATAATTTACCACAGCTTTATAGGAAGCTTGCTTGTTGGTGTGTACATGACCATATCTATAATGTTTTGTGTGGATacttatatacaataattaGGTTTTATTTCTTATCACTCAAAGTGTAAGCGGCTTTCACCATACTACTGATTATTTTATTATACGTAGGTCTTTTCATACCGGTAAATTTCAGATTTTTGAGTGGATTTTGGAGCTAGTTAATGACCCAAAGATCACCCAGTATTGTATGGCAGCAAATGAAGAAGATGGTATCTCCTTGTATCatttggctgcttcagataatAGCCCTGCAGCTTTGGAGCTACTCCTGAAACACTTCAGCCCCGCTAAAATTGTAAATGTTAGACGGACAGTTGATAGAGACAATTGCATTACTCCATTGTCACTTATACTCTCCCATGGACATGTAAAACACATTGAAATGTTGATTAACTACAACCTGTACTATGCTAACACTAAAAAacttgtagaagttgatttgtCTGATACAAAAATTGAAGAATTCTCACTCAGTGTATTAAATTTTTCTTCTGTTCAAACCCTCATTCTTGATAAGACTGGCTTAAAGTCCTTAACATGGGATGGAATGCTACCCATGCCAGACATAAAAGAACTGCAATTGAAAGAATTCAGGGCATCTAATAATCAATTAACTGAAGTGCCTTCGGATTTGTTTACCTTTCCAAAGTTAAACAGGCTGACCTTGTCTCATAATCAGATAGAGAAACTGCCTGATAATTGGTGGCAAGGGCTTGTACTGGAGAATATCAATCTTTCAAACAACCTTcttgaagaagttacattgcTGGACTACATGGAACAAGAAGATACAAAGTCTGACACAAACCGGTACAGTCTGTGTGGCAGGTCAGAACTGGTGTTCAATGATTTACCTAAAATCCCTACACACTATGGTGTAACAACCCAGGAAGAATTTTTCTCACCATTGCAAAAGCTCATGTTGAGTAACAATCATATAAGAACATTTCCAGCATACTTGCCTTGCTGTGTGCCATTGCTACAGACCCTAGATCTATCCTACAATCAACTGACAAAGGTTGCTTCAATCAACGAACTTCCTCTTTCACTTGAAAGCCTCAACATTAGTCACAACAAATTGGGAGCTGAAGAAAGTACTATCTTCTCTGTTTCTGTTAAGAAACGACCATGTGTGGCTGCACTTCTGCATAGAAATGAAAATCACAAATGTCATCATTGCAGTCACACAACTCTGCCAAAACTATGTTCTCTCAATTTGAGCAACAATAAAGAtttaacaaagatttttgtgtacagtaagTTGCCCACTGTTGATGTGGAGGCAAGTTTTTTAACAGGCAAACACATGACTATCCACTTCTTCTTTCCAAATTTGGGTCTGCTTGATGTGAGTAACTGCAATCTTACTGAAATGCCTGAACATTTCAGCAGAATGAAACCACTTTATCATCTAAATATTAGTGGAAATACAAATCTTAGTATTCCTGCTGAAATTTGTCAGCTGCGAAACATGTTTGAATTTAAGTATGAAGACACCAATGATGATGAAATCGTGTCTAAGCTTAATCAATTCCAGCATATCAAGGATAAAGTCAAAATTTTGAATCCATTGTATGGAGATAAGTATGTATAATATGGTGTTGTTTCTTGTATTGCAATAATTGATTCGGTTTTAATAGGAACGATTGCTTTCCTCCTTCTGTCAAGCTCATGTTCCTTGGCTCCAAAGGTCATGGGAGGTCAACACTTTTAGAATTTCTGTCGAATCCAATACCGTCTGGTTCATCAAGTTTGATTATGCGGTCTTTTTTCAAGCTTGATTTGGGTGACAAACAACATCCTGCAGGTATAATTTATGTAATTGATGTACTAACATGCATATGCATTGATTCTGTAGAGTCAAGCATTGCCAGCCACAAAGAAAGTTTGGACATAGGCACATGGAACTGTGACTATCTTAATAGTCACAAGCTGCACAAAAAGACTTCTACTTCTAGTCTTTCAATTGAAAaatcgatttcttttcgcacatgGGATTTCTCAGGAGACGTAAGCACCTGTATAAATTTTACACTTTAAACAATGTCTGTCTCTTTAGGAGAAGTGCATTCAACAATGTTTCTTTACTCCTTCTGCTATCTATGTGATCTGCTTCAAAGCCACAGATGGTGTCCGAGGTGTTGTTGAATTAGAGGACTGGCTTTTAGCCATTAAAGTAATCACATACATCTATTGATATCTGTTACAATGACTTGTTTAATAACTACAGGCTAGGGCTCCAATGTCTAAGGTTGTGATTGTAGCAACTCACAATGACCAACTGTCTAAAAAGAGTAAAGAACGTGATAGGATTGCTGAAGCTGTCCGTCGGTTGTACAAATCTGAGGCATACCCTGAGATTAGTGCAGTAGAGTTTGTAGCATGTCATGATGGAAAAAAGGATTTCAGTGATATCATTAAGCTTGCTCAAATCTTTTGTGACATAGCCACAAAGATAGAAACCTCTTCTAGTATGTCTGATATGTCTGTCATTTGAGCtttcattttaaattttaatgcTGCTTTTAGATCATCGTGCAGGCCAGAGGGTGAACTTGATGCAACAATGTGTACCTAAAGGATTTATTGAACTTATAGAAGAGTTTATAGGTGCTAACAATGGCAGTTCTAAGAAAAATGCTCACTTGCTTACTTGGAGTGAACTAAGGTTAATTGCGTATATGTGCATGTATGAGTTTTGTGTGTTTGcgtgcgcgcgcgtgtgtgtgtgtgtgtgtgtgtgtgtgtgtgtgtgtgtgtgtgtgtgtgtgtgtgtgtgtgtgtgtacgtgtgtgtgtgtggtgtgtgcgtgtagtgtgtgtgtgcacgtgtgtgtgtgtgtgtgtgtgtgtgtgtgtgtgtgtgtgtgtgtgtgtgtgtgtgtgtgtgtgtgtgtgtgtgtgtgtgtgtgtgtgtgtgtacatgtgtgtgtgtacatgtgtgtgtgtacatgtgtgtgtgtgtgtgtgtgtgtacgtgtgtgtacatgtgtgtgtgtacatgtgtgtgtgtgtgtgtgtgtgtgtgtgtacgtgtgtacgtgtgtacgtgtgtgtgtgcatgtgtagtgtgtatgcgtgtgtgtgtgtgtgtgtgtgtagtgtatctGTGTACCTTATAGGTTGTTACATATGTTTATACTCACTTCTAGACAAACACTTAAAGAGAAGCTAACATACTTAGTGCCACCAACGGTTCATTTTATGGATGAAACATTTATGGATGAGATTGTTAAAGATGCAGTCAATCACCTCATTAGCACTGGTATAATGTTACTTAAACTTTAAACTtgaaacagtcaagctgtgaaataaGAGTGTGGTCTTTAAATATCCAGGGTTAAAGCAGTTAGGAAATTAATTGGGGCAGCCAAATGATACTAATGTCAATTAATGGCATAGTGTTATATCTGAGTCAGTTATGTCATCATTATAATTCATTAGTATCATTGCAGAATTGATGataaaagtacacaaaattcTAGAACTTCTTGGATATTAAATTGtgaacttgtatgtatgtacgacATACATTAAATTTAAAGCTTTGGTTTTATTTGGTAGGTGGATATTTTCCAGCATTGGCTTAATATGTTTAAGGTTTGGATGTTCAGATGGACTGCTCTTGCCATCAATCCCAGCACTTGCTATCAAAGtgttcaaattttgtgtgtagcCTGCCCAAGCTACTTGGCAGATagatacactgtaaaaatggtCTAATGTAAACAAGGGAGTATGGAGTTACACATCatcagggccgtagccagacttttatctgggtaggttcttttagaagaaaagtggaccttttttgaGGCCCGTTTTATATGGATTACATTATGGTGtggcatgctgaaactaggggggtctgggggcatgcccccccaggaaatattttgaaaatagacactaaaaggttgaatttagtggcattccagtcaataaaaataacaatttttaggtaagctcaagaccagctatttggatgacatctgggaaatatctctactgctactgtaattataccatctgtgattataccatctgtgattataccatctgtgattataccatctgtgtctataatatattggaatgtcacagtgaataagaatgggaaagattgagcactctgttGGATCGCGCATTGAAGCAtgcatggatgctatttatgggctctgcatgggaggggcttgcccaccaaaaattttatattatgaaagttctagtttagacaacaaatatggttttgtaaataaataagtagttacatacagattttataagaaaatgtaattgtgactgttctattagggtgattgactgctctattagagtatctcgatcttgcattgcattacaagcactgaatgagtcagctactcggagcacttaatttagcttcttattagtggtgtttattaaactggagctaatggacttatgctacagaaaatttggacttgtatactaaaattgtggacctttttgctaaaattgtggacctttttcccaagagggcggttcttccgaaccccccgaaccccccctggctacgggcctgattCATATGTATGAAATTTACTTTCCTATAGCACACTTGTGACAGTGCCTGATTCAGACAAATATACATACCATATCAATATCCAATTTGATGGTTTCACAGCTCTGCTGTACATTAGCTTGTTCGTTAGATATGTTTGTTTACTTACAGGTACACTGATTCATTACAACTCACCAGGATTGAGTGATCTGTACTTTGTTGATCCTCCATGGCTTTATGATTTACTATCATCAGTTGTGCCCATGGATTATAGTAACTCTGGTATATGGGACCAAGGTatacatatagtatataattatgtgtgtgcTAATGCATATCATTGAATCATGAGTAATGGTACTAAAGCTTAAGTTGACCTTGTAATTCTGCAGTATTTTGTTGATGAAGATGTAGTGGTAAAATTTAACCATAAGAGCAAGTGGGTGTGCATGATACCCATCATGAAAATGTTTACAATGATAATGTAAGCTCTCATGAACCACATGATACCGCAGAAAATGCTCTGAGTACTGTGAATACACCTGTAGGTAGTCTGTTTGTATTGGGAGCTGAGCATATACTTCCCAAGAAGATTTCTCTGTAACCCCAGCCAAAACATCATGAGGGACATTAATAgaaaaactatatagctagtgCAAGCTATGCCCCATTTTTAATTCTAGTCTGTAGATATTTAATACAGTTGTTTATCTACTAGCAGTTACCATTTCGCTACCCATTAGCTACTCAGTAGGTATGTATTTATCTATCAGTGTTGTGCAACTGCAGACTCAAATTGAGTATTGTCATGTGTACCAATATGTAATTACTGATCATACTTATAACCATGATTGTTGTGCTTTTGATTGCTATAAATTTCTTGAAAACTGTATTAACTAATGTGTATGAGAACTGAAGCATAAATGTAATTCAACACGCTGGTATATACGTATAACTCCCCAAATTTGTAAAATGCAATGTATATAAGAAGAAtacaaaaaatattttcatgcacAGGTGGAAGGCACAATGGAAAATTGAGGAGGTTTAAATTGGAGGAAATGTTGTCAGAACGTGGATTACTTCCAAAGTATATCGGTTTATTAATTAAACTGCTGTGTAATTTTGGAATTGCTGTACCCCTGGATGCCAACACACTGCTTATTCCCTCTCTTATTGATGAGGAAGCTGATAAGCGTTCCAATGCAATAGTCAAATATACTTTCCCACGAAAAAATGTAAAGAAACATCTGAACAAAGATTTAAATATTCAATCATCTATTTATACTACCATGATGTTGCCCGCagtagctggaatagtgcacatGAAGAGACAGCTGACTTTACGTTCCACTGGAGTATGCTATCGTAGAATAGTCCTATTACACCATATTCCAATTAGTTTCTGGCCACGATTGCTAGCCAGGTGTCTATCATCTGCTAGTCAAATTTACAAGACAATTTTAAATAACTGTGTACCAGACATGCCATTCCAGCCACTAAACAACCCAGGAGATGTTGTTATTGGTCATATACCTTGTCAATGGTTTTACTGGAAAACTGGAATAATGCTGGATTTTGACAATAAAACTCTATTGTTTGTCAGTAACCTTTTTAATCCAAATGTGGTTGATGATGATGGAAATAGGCAGGCATCTAGCACCACTGTGGAAAAGATCAGAATGATGGGACTTTGCCCTACAGGCAAAGACTGGCAGCAGAGTTTTTCTACATTCAATAATGGGTTTGAAATTAATGTACCTGACTACATATTGGAGTCACATTCAACCAATCCTAGAGGTCCAAAGCGTGTTTCAAGTTTGATGAGTGCACAAATTATGTCTCATGTTTTAGAGATAATTGATGAAGTATTAAGAGAGTGGTTTAAAGGTGACTCAGGTTTGTACTCTCCAGACAGTACAATCATACAACAGTTTGTTCCTTGTCCATACTGCTTTGGAGATAGTACAACCCCTGATGAAGAATTGCTTAAAGAAGAGGATGAATTTAATGTCAAAATCAATGGATTACCTGTGTGTAGATCACCTGGCTCTATTCCCCATCAAAGAAATGTGACAGTTGCATCTACCTCTCGAGTAATTGAAATGAAAACTCCTATTGCTAAGGCTCCCAGCTGTTTAGTGGAAAAAACAGACTTGTTTAAGGGATTTCCTGAATATGGACATAGTAACACCACAAAAAGAATCTCATGGAACCTAGGAACAGATGCATCAGCTGGGTTTACCTTAGAGCATTGCATATGGGTAGCAAAAAATGTAGGCACTATTATGTGCCCTTATCATGATGCACTGAAATTGTCAGATCTTATTCCTGATGTGGTGAGATGTTTCTTTGTAGACAAATCACACACAAATTCATTCCAACACCACAGCAGCacataaatacacacacacacacatacacacacacatgtcaaacacaccacactatgtG
Encoded here:
- the LOC136267769 gene encoding leucine-rich repeat serine/threonine-protein kinase 1-like, which produces MERQDFLSAAIFNNREFLEEWLVGNDTTDTTFLSEVLLKASQYGSFSVVELLSALESVNVNEQLQMRIDSPYADSKQDGWTALHFASSGYAKEVEDKEKQENDLMLTIFELVKNGANPTIKSISGHQPKHVALTVGFELGVVLIDLCEKAWISKHQDDDTNEISVEDIQWLIKVDNLPQLYRKLACWSFHTGKFQIFEWILELVNDPKITQYCMAANEEDGISLYHLAASDNSPAALELLLKHFSPAKIVNVRRTVDRDNCITPLSLILSHGHVKHIEMLINYNLYYANTKKLVEVDLSDTKIEEFSLSVLNFSSVQTLILDKTGLKSLTWDGMLPMPDIKELQLKEFRASNNQLTEVPSDLFTFPKLNRLTLSHNQIEKLPDNWWQGLVLENINLSNNLLEEVTLLDYMEQEDTKSDTNRYSLCGRSELVFNDLPKIPTHYGVTTQEEFFSPLQKLMLSNNHIRTFPAYLPCCVPLLQTLDLSYNQLTKVASINELPLSLESLNISHNKLGAEESTIFSVSVKKRPCVAALLHRNENHKCHHCSHTTLPKLCSLNLSNNKDLTKIFVYSKLPTVDVEASFLTGKHMTIHFFFPNLGLLDVSNCNLTEMPEHFSRMKPLYHLNISGNTNLSIPAEICQLRNMFEFKYEDTNDDEIVSKLNQFQHIKDKVKILNPLYGDKNDCFPPSVKLMFLGSKGHGRSTLLEFLSNPIPSGSSSLIMRSFFKLDLGDKQHPAESSIASHKESLDIGTWNCDYLNSHKLHKKTSTSSLSIEKSISFRTWDFSGDEKCIQQCFFTPSAIYVICFKATDGVRGVVELEDWLLAIKARAPMSKVVIVATHNDQLSKKSKERDRIAEAVRRLYKSEAYPEISAVEFVACHDGKKDFSDIIKLAQIFCDIATKIETSSNHRAGQRVNLMQQCVPKGFIELIEEFIGANNGSSKKNAHLLTWSELRQTLKEKLTYLVPPTVHFMDETFMDEIVKDAVNHLISTGTLIHYNSPGLSDLYFVDPPWLYDLLSSVVPMDYSNSGIWDQGGRHNGKLRRFKLEEMLSERGLLPKYIGLLIKLLCNFGIAVPLDANTLLIPSLIDEEADKRSNAIVKYTFPRKNVKKHLNKDLNIQSSIYTTMMLPAVAGIVHMKRQLTLRSTGVCYRRIVLLHHIPISFWPRLLARCLSSASQIYKTILNNCVPDMPFQPLNNPGDVVIGHIPCQWFYWKTGIMLDFDNKTLLFVSNLFNPNVVDDDGNRQASSTTVEKIRMMGLCPTGKDWQQSFSTFNNGFEINVPDYILESHSTNPRGPKRVSSLMSAQIMSHVLEIIDEVLREWFKGDSGLYSPDSTIIQQFVPCPYCFGDSTTPDEELLKEEDEFNVKINGLPVCRSPGSIPHQRNVTVASTSRVIEMKTPIAKAPSCLVEKTDLFKGFPEYGHSNTTKRISWNLGTDASAGFTLEHCIWVAKNVGTIMCPYHDALKLSDLIPDVMFRDMLHSTIDKSALRGKHEQLGKGGFGTVYRVKLYKEDTGTLEDVVVKVPNSKECIIDHYADTRLELNKLCSSSHKYIVHFIGITMDPLSFVMEWAPLGSFRKILTNYREARCNFCPESVLLSIQQISCALDFLHQEKSIVHFDLKPDNVLVFKFPQHGHQCYVQGKPLKSFSCVKCKQNSGNPGVLIKLADLGISAVVGPGGFNRKQATAGHTAPEAIRHMGKEQMTEKVDIFSLGVSLYELMTLRELPPDGGHLTFDEEIKEGRRPQFISVDPKYPQVLYDCLVSCWAQEYTNRPSAEELTNLMVPENLSIVNSYNLGDLQVTDVLVVTAEDGSISLWIASNLFNTDRDIEENVLSVYTVVDSESGPSFKMDVYRTTLKSGMKSLCQIDDKHVWIACEDGSIAICQIETFGILKYCSFEELKVYGQLLRGMLTITNNLVVLGYYHGMLAFIENNDYLLDTEGDSMVYSIMSGIQTTCLINIGCLNTLESFEKDGGQQVIWCGCDKGIIYVVESLSTWRETLKDHQTKDLTKTPLKVDSVSNKLDSKLDIVQLKSVSSTSMGKVVVYALHGDCDNSTSVISCWFTDQTLHRIINLHTPAITILPQSTDIYVAEYGGKLYILDSDGDRTPLPGYHSKATVYLTSMHASISLNGFVSSIGHQQDPSNDIPCRMLISVGRGCGGPLQQYSQPSTSKLDTTYAILHTIPL